From the genome of Pelmatolapia mariae isolate MD_Pm_ZW linkage group LG12, Pm_UMD_F_2, whole genome shotgun sequence, one region includes:
- the ak6 gene encoding adenylate kinase isoenzyme 6, which yields MKTKKQPNILLTGTPGVGKTTLGKELAQRTGLTYVNIGDLAQEGQLFDGYDEEYQCPILDEDRVVDELDEKMSEGGVIVDYHGCDLFPERWFDIVFVLRTDNTQLYTRLEARGYTGKKLQDNVQCEIFQTIYEEAMEAYSKEIVHQLPSNTPEDMEHNLEQIVHWTEQWMKDHN from the exons ATGAAGACGAAGAAGCAACCAAACATTCTGCTAACAG GGACTCCCGGAGTTGGAAAAACCACTCTGGGAAAGGAGCTGGCCCAGCGCACAGGGCTGACCTATGTCAACATAGGAGACCTGGCCCAGGAAG GACAGCTGTTTGATGGATATGATGAAGAGTACCAGTGCCCCATTTTGGATGAGGACAGG GTGGTGGATGAGCTGGATGAAAAGATGAGTGAAGGAGGCGTGATCGTGGACTATCACGGCTGTGACCTGTTCCCCGAGCGCTGGTTCGACATCGTTTTTGTCCTGCGCACAGACAACACCCAGCTGTATACTCGACTGGAGGCCAG GGGCTACACGGgaaaaaagctgcaggacaaTGTGCAATGTGAGATCTTCCAGACCATCTATGAGGAAGCCATGGAGGCCTACAGTAAGGAGATTGTCCACCAACTTCCCAGCAACACTCCTGAGGACATGGAGCACAACCTGGAGCAGATAGTGCATTGGACTGAACAGTGGATGAAGGACCATAACTAG